The sequence below is a genomic window from Streptomyces sp. NBC_00582.
CCGGCGGACGACCCCACCCGGCGGGTCGTCCGCAACGACGCCCCGTACATCCGCGAGGCCGTCGAGGCGAGCCTGAAGCGGCTGGACGTCGACGTCATCGACCTCTACTACATGCACCGGCGCGATGTGGACGTGCCGATCGAGGACACCGTCGGGGTGATGGCCGAGCTGGTCCGCGAGGGCAAGGTCAAGCAGCTCGGGCTGAGCGAGGTGACGGCCGCCGAGCTGCGCGCCGCGCACGCCGTGCACCCGATCGCCGCCCTGCAGTCGGAGTGGTCCCTGTTCAGCCGGGACATCGAGGCCAAGGTCGTCCCGGCCGCCGCCGACCTCGGCGTGACCCTGGTCCCGTACTCCCCGCTCGGCCGCGGCTTCCTCACCGGCTCCTTCAGCGACGCAGCCCAGGACCTCACCGCCGACGACTACCGCCGGACGCAGCCCCGCTTCACCGGCGAGAACGCGGCCGCGAACGGCGCCCTGCTGGAGCCGGTCCGCGCGGTGGCCAAGGCCCACGACGCGACCCTCGGCCAGATAGCCCTGGCGTGGGTCCACCAGCGGAGCGAGGTCCACGGCCTCCCGGTGGTCCCGATCCCGGGCACGCGCAAGGCGTCGAGGGTGGAGGAGAACACGGCCGCGGCGGCGATCCGTCTGACGGCGGAGGAACTGGCGCTGCTGGACCCGATCGCGGCCCAGGTGGCGGGCGACCGTTACGCGGACATGCGGTTCGCCTCGGCCGGCCGCGAGTAGTCACAGCTCGGAGAGCAGTTCCGCCTTCTTCGCGGAGAACTCGTCATCGGTCACCAGCCCGGCCTGATGGAGTTCCCCGAGGTGCCGGATCCGTTCGGCGATGTCCGAGGGATCGCGACGTGGGCCCGTGACCGAGGCCACGGGCCCACGCCTGCGTACGGCGGCCAGGACCGCCGCCGCGAACGGCAACGACTCGTGCACCGGCCCGTACCCCAGCCCGAACACCACCGTCCCCGGGTCCTGGTCGGCCTGCGCCGGCGCGTTCTCCCCCCGCACCAGCCGCAGATGCCCCTCGAACACCTCCGGCGACCGCCACTCGACCCCGCTCAGCTCGGACACGGCGAAGCTCTGGTCGCCGGCTTTCCACTTCGCCGACGACGCGCCCGTCCAGAACCACCGGAACCGCACGGTCCGCCCGTCGAAGGACGCCTTTGCGTCGTACGCCTTGAAGGACAGCGGCGCCTGTGGCGGAGGCACGAGGAACCGTTCCGCCGGGCCCGGCTCCTTCTGCTCCTCCAGCCGGGACCGCAGCTCGTCGGCGTAGTACTCCGCGAGCACCTCCCGCTCGGCGGGCAGCACCAGCCGGTAGGGGTCGGACCCGTCCTTGAGCTGTCCCGCCGCCGCCTCCATCAGCGGGTCCGCCCCCGCCCGCGGCTCCGCGCGCAGCACGACGGTCCCGCGCCTGCCGGGGGTGAGCGTCACCCCGGACAGCGCGGCGAGCGGAATCCTTCGTTCACCCAGCGCCGCGAGCAGCCTGGGTGTGCGCATCCCCCGTTCGTAGCGGATGAGGACGGAGTCGGACTCGAACTCCCAGGCGGCATGAAATCCGGCCAGTACGTCACCCATGCGGCTCATCGTATGCGGGACACGCATCTTCGTCCCCTCCTCACGCGCGCCGCAATTCCTGCGTCTCTACGCGCGTCCAGCCGTGGTCGTGTCGGACAAATCCTCCCGGCAGACGCCGGAGTCGTCGGCGCACCGCACCGAGCGGTACGCGCCAGTGCCGATGTCGGCGAGGTTGCGCAGGCTGTCGGTGCCGGGCACGAAGTAGCCGCCGTGGCCCTGCGCGTCCTGCGAGGACAGCACCCGCGCCCCGAACGCCCGCGCCATCGGATCCTCGCCGTGCCCGAGCCCGCCGACCTCCAGATGCGGGACGTCCCCCACCCAGTCGTCGGCGTCGCGCATCGCCCACACCCGGGCGTCGGTGCCCAGCTCGGCCGCCTTCTCGACCCGCATGCCGGGGCTGCCGGCCACCGCGATATCGGTCACCCGGGCCGGCAGGGTGTGCGCGGCGACCCCGCACAGCACCGAGCCGTAGCTGTGGCAGAACAGCGAGACCGGCGAGGTCCCCGGCAGGGCGCGCAGCAGGGCGTTCAGGCGTACGGCGCCGTTCTCCGCCCGCATCGCGGTCGCCGAGTCGATGCCGAGGCCGTCGGGGGAGGTGTAGTCGGCCCAGGCGATCACGGCCGTCCGGGTCGAGGGGCGCGCCTCGCGCTCGGCCGTGTACAGCGCCTCGGCCATGCCGACGGGCGCGGAGTACTTGCGGTTGGTGCGCTGGAAGGTGAGCAGATCGGTGTCGACGCCGGGGACGACGACGGAGACCCGCTCGGCGGTGTCCAGGTCGCCGAAGACCTCGGCGGCCCGGCCCGAGCCCTCCGGGTCGAAGGCCAGGATGTGCCGGTCCGTGCCGCTCATCGCCTCGAAGCGGTGCATGCGCCGCCCGGCCTCCTGCTGCCCGGCGGGCGTGAGCCGGCTGTCGTGCATCCGTTTGCGCTCCACCCGCGCCTGCTGGCGCAGCGCGATCCGGTTGGCGCGGTAGCGCAGCTCGACGGGGGCGCCGTTCATGTTGCCGACGGCGAGCGCGTAGTCGTGCGCCAGCTCGGTGCGCTGGGCGGCGGTGAGGGAGGCGAAGAAGCGGGCGACCCCGTTCGCCGCCGCGTCGGTGTCCGGCAGCGCGCGGCCGTCGATCCGGCCGTGCTCCCAGGCCGAGCGCGAGGCCTTCAGCGCGGTGGTCCCCTGGTGGTGGCGTACGGCGGTCCAGCCGGTGGTCGCCAGCATCACGAACACCACCGCCAGGGCGGGGAGAGCGCGCCAGAGGCTCAGTTGCGGGGAGGTGTCGAAGGAAGTCACTGGGAGGACACACTAGGAGAACGAGAGGGTCTCAGGTTAATAAAGTGGCGGGGATCACGTTTCGACCGGCGTGTCGATGGTCATGAACCCCTTCAGGCCTCGGAACCCTCGAGATCTCCCTCGCGCCAGCTGCCGAGGAGATCGGGCGCCAGCCGGTCGAGGTACCGGGTCGTCAGCGCGTGGATGCCGGCCAGGCTGAACTCGCCCCCCGCCCGCGCCACCCACTGCCGCTCCGTCACCCGCATCACTCCGCTGAACACCGCCACCGCGAGCCGCGGCCGCGGATCGGTGTCCGCGTCCAGCCCCTCCCGCTCGGCGATCACACCCGCGAGGGTCTCCTCGACCTCGGTCGACCGCCGAAGATACGCGGCGAGCAGCACCGGCGTCGACTCGATCACCCGGTACATCCGCAGATACAGCTCCACGGGTACGACGCTCTCCACGACCTCGTTGATCGAGGACCAGCCGTCCAGCACGGCCTGGCGCAGCGCCTCCATCGGCGGCTCGTGGGCCGGACGCTCGCGCACGGCCTGCACGAACCGCTCCACGGTCAGCTCCACCAGGCCCAGCGCGGCCTCCTCCTTGCCGGCGAAGTAGCGGAAGAAGGTGCGCTGGGAGACGTCGACGGCCTCGGCGATCGCGTCGACGGTGGTGTGCTCGTAGCCCCGCGACACGAACAGCTCGACCGCGGCCCGCAGCAGCGCGTCCCGGGTGCGCCGTTTCTTGCGTTCGCGCAGCGACGGTTCGTGCAGAGTGTGCATAGGTGTCAGTTACTGACTTGTGAACTCGTTTGTCAATTGTCAGTCGCTGTCCTTAGCCTCGACCGCATGACTAGTCAGACCACCATCGACACGACGGGGTCGGGGGACAAGGCGTCAGCAGCCCCGTCGGACCTGCCGCCGGCCCAGGGGCTGCGCGGCCACCCCTGGTTCACCCTCATCACCGTCGCCGTCGGGGTCATGATGGTGGCCCTCGACGGCACCATCGTGGCCATCGCCAACCCGGCCATCCAGAAGGACCTGGGCGCCACGTTCGCCCAGGTGCAGTGGATCACCAACGGCTACTTCCTCGCCCTCGCGGTCTCCCTGATCACCGCGGGCAAGCTCGGTGACCGCTTCGGCCACCGCCAGACCTTCCTGATAGGCGTCGTCGGCTTCGCCGCCGCCTCCGGCGCGATCGGGCTCTCCGACAGCATCGCGCTGGTCGTCACGTTCCGTGTCCTGCAGGGCCTGTTCGGCGCGCTGCTGATGCCGGCCGCGCTGGGCCTGCTGCGGGCGACCTTCCCGGCCGAGAAGCTCAACATGGCCATCGGCATCTGGGGCATGGTCATCGGCGCCTCCACCGCGGGCGGCCCGATCCTCGGCGGTGTCCTCGTCGAGCACGTGAGCTGGCAGTCGGTGTTCTTCATCAACGTGCCGGTCGGCCTGGTCGCCCTCGTCCTCGGTGTGCTGATCCTGCTCGACCACCGCGCGGAGAACGCGCCCCGCTCCTTCGACCTGCTCGGCATCGCGCTGCTG
It includes:
- a CDS encoding aldo/keto reductase yields the protein MTDSRIPTVRLGENGPEVGVQGLGCMGMSFAYGPSDADESRAALERALELGVTLYDTADAYGAGENERFLSPFFRAHRDEVVIATKFALSIPADDPTRRVVRNDAPYIREAVEASLKRLDVDVIDLYYMHRRDVDVPIEDTVGVMAELVREGKVKQLGLSEVTAAELRAAHAVHPIAALQSEWSLFSRDIEAKVVPAAADLGVTLVPYSPLGRGFLTGSFSDAAQDLTADDYRRTQPRFTGENAAANGALLEPVRAVAKAHDATLGQIALAWVHQRSEVHGLPVVPIPGTRKASRVEENTAAAAIRLTAEELALLDPIAAQVAGDRYADMRFASAGRE
- a CDS encoding DUF4429 domain-containing protein, with translation MSRMGDVLAGFHAAWEFESDSVLIRYERGMRTPRLLAALGERRIPLAALSGVTLTPGRRGTVVLRAEPRAGADPLMEAAAGQLKDGSDPYRLVLPAEREVLAEYYADELRSRLEEQKEPGPAERFLVPPPQAPLSFKAYDAKASFDGRTVRFRWFWTGASSAKWKAGDQSFAVSELSGVEWRSPEVFEGHLRLVRGENAPAQADQDPGTVVFGLGYGPVHESLPFAAAVLAAVRRRGPVASVTGPRRDPSDIAERIRHLGELHQAGLVTDDEFSAKKAELLSEL
- a CDS encoding TetR family transcriptional regulator, which gives rise to MHTLHEPSLRERKKRRTRDALLRAAVELFVSRGYEHTTVDAIAEAVDVSQRTFFRYFAGKEEAALGLVELTVERFVQAVRERPAHEPPMEALRQAVLDGWSSINEVVESVVPVELYLRMYRVIESTPVLLAAYLRRSTEVEETLAGVIAEREGLDADTDPRPRLAVAVFSGVMRVTERQWVARAGGEFSLAGIHALTTRYLDRLAPDLLGSWREGDLEGSEA
- a CDS encoding alpha/beta hydrolase; the protein is MTSFDTSPQLSLWRALPALAVVFVMLATTGWTAVRHHQGTTALKASRSAWEHGRIDGRALPDTDAAANGVARFFASLTAAQRTELAHDYALAVGNMNGAPVELRYRANRIALRQQARVERKRMHDSRLTPAGQQEAGRRMHRFEAMSGTDRHILAFDPEGSGRAAEVFGDLDTAERVSVVVPGVDTDLLTFQRTNRKYSAPVGMAEALYTAEREARPSTRTAVIAWADYTSPDGLGIDSATAMRAENGAVRLNALLRALPGTSPVSLFCHSYGSVLCGVAAHTLPARVTDIAVAGSPGMRVEKAAELGTDARVWAMRDADDWVGDVPHLEVGGLGHGEDPMARAFGARVLSSQDAQGHGGYFVPGTDSLRNLADIGTGAYRSVRCADDSGVCREDLSDTTTAGRA